Proteins encoded in a region of the Cucumis sativus cultivar 9930 unplaced genomic scaffold, Cucumber_9930_V3 scaffold66, whole genome shotgun sequence genome:
- the LOC116406132 gene encoding tubulin-folding cofactor C-like, whose amino-acid sequence MADADEPSSIPNSIPSDPSDANLQKKHASVIERLANRNQTRLENSITRRSESDSSTSSTSSFLDRFSDSKRAIESALAQCRLTPPDPAQLRSHLDGISTSISDLEKLVAESSYSLPSYEVRASLKSISELKQALDNLNSELLPKKKFSFKNKATKKDQKSESKDPGLENADSMLMNKQQQASYSARDSPGIRDKDGEILVKNFKGSDVGEFTISGLSSCEVKLIGSVRALFIHKLRNCKVYTGPVMGSILIDDVEECTFAMASHQIRIHNAKKSDFYLRVRSRPIIEDSSSVRFAPYRVSYEGIEEDLTDATLGVETGNWENVDDFRWLRAVPSPNWSILPEDERIDTIKISPTEG is encoded by the coding sequence ATGGCGGACGCTGATGAACCTTCGTCGATCCCTAATTCTATTCCTTCAGATCCTTCAGACGCGAATCTCCAAAAGAAGCATGCTTCAGTCATCGAACGCCTAGCCAATCGCAATCAAACTCGCTTAGAGAATTCCATAACTCGCAGATCGGAATCCGATTCCTCTACCTCTTCCACTTCTTCCTTTCTCGACCGCTTTTCCGACTCCAAGCGCGCCATCGAGTCGGCACTCGCCCAATGCCGCCTCACACCGCCGGACCCCGCTCAACTCAGATCTCACCTCGATGGGATATCCACCTCAATCTCCGACCTCGAGAAGCTCGTTGCCGAATCCTCTTACTCTTTGCCCTCATACGAGGTACGAGCTTCACTCAAATCCATTTCGGAATTGAAACAAGCCCTCGATAATTTAAATTCTGAGTTGCTACCTAAAAAGAAATTCTCATTCAAAAACAAAGCCACGAAGAAAGACCAAAAATCAGAGTCGAAAGATCCAGGGCTTGAAAATGCTGATTCTATGTTAATGAACAAGCAACAGCAAGCGAGTTACAGCGCGCGGGATTCTCCAGGAATCAGAGACAAGGACGGAGAGATTCTGGTAAAGAATTTCAAGGGATCAGATGTTGGGGAATTCACTATCTCGGGTCTTAGTTCTTGTGAGGTCAAGTTGATCGGTAGTGTTAGGGCATTATTTATTCACAAACTAAGAAACTGCAAAGTTTACACAGGACCTGTAATGGGTTCAATTCTAATTGATGATGTTGAGGAATGTACCTTTGCAATGGCCTCCCATCAAATCCGGATTCACAACGCTAAGAAAAGCGATTTCTATCTCAGAGTCAGGAGTAGGCCGATCATTGAAGATAGTAGCAGCGTGCGATTCGCTCCCTATCGTGTGAGCTACGAAGGAATTGAAGAAGATCTCACAGATGCAACCCTTGGCGTGGAGACAGGGAATTGGGAAAATGTAGATGATTTTCGTTGGTTACGAGCCGTGCCGTCTCCGAACTGGTCGATTTTGCCGGAGGATGAGCGGATTGACACCATCAAAATCTCTCCCACAGAAGGTTAA
- the LOC116406090 gene encoding LOW QUALITY PROTEIN: peroxidase 17-like (The sequence of the model RefSeq protein was modified relative to this genomic sequence to represent the inferred CDS: inserted 2 bases in 2 codons) yields the protein MNSIPNAQPMANTFFPLFLFFLLFHFPSLSPAKLQLNFYSNSCPQAEAIVRSVMHKAFIREPRSVASVMRFQFHDCFVNGCDASMLLDDTPTMLGEKLSLANINSLRSYEVVDEVKETLEKVCPGIVSCADIIIMASRDAVFLTGGPDWPVELGRLDSLTASQEDSDQIMPSPRANATSLIDLFSKYNLSVKDLVALSGSHSIGKGRCFSIMFRLYNQSGTGRPDPAIEPRFREELFKRCPHGVDENVTLNLDSTPYVFDNQYFKDLVGGXGLLNSDETLYTFGETRKYVRFFSKNQSAFFDAFVEGMSKMGDLQSGRPGXVRRNCRVVNGQSVII from the exons ATGAATTCTATTCCCAACGCGCAACCAATGGCCAATACCTTCTTccctctcttcctcttcttcctcctcttccaCTTTCCATCCCTTTCTCCGGCCAAACTCCAGCTCAATTTCTACTCCAACTCATGCCCTCAGGCCGAAGCCATAGTCCGTTCTGTGATGCACAAAGCTTTCATCAGAGAACCTCGTAGTGTCGCCTCCGTTATGCGTTTCCAGTTTCACGATTGCTTTGTTAAT GGCTGTGATGCTTCTATGTTGCTAGATGATACGCCGACGATGCTTGGAGAGAAACTCTCTCTTGCTAACATTAATTCGCTTAGATCTTACGAAGTCGTTGATGAAGTGAAAGAGACTTTGGAGAAGGTTTGTCCTGGCATTGTTTCTTGTGCAGATATCATAATTATGGCATCCAGAGACGCTGTCTTTTTG ACAGGCGGCCCTGATTGGCCAGTAGAACTGGGACGGCTGGACAGTTTAACAGCAAGCCAAGAGGACTCGGACCAAATCATGCCAAGTCCAAGAGCCAATGCAACTTCTCTCATTGACCTTTTCAGCAAATACAACCTCTCCGTCAAAGATTTGGTAGCTCTTTCAGGTTCGCACTCAATTGGCAAAGGCCGATGTTTCTCCATCATGTTTCGACTCTACAACCAATCCGGCACAGGACGACCAGACCCAGCAATCGAGCCTAGGTTCAGAGAAGAGCTCTTCAAGCGATGCCCTCATGGCGTGGATGAAAATGTGACACTCAACCTTGATTCCACACCTTACGTTTTTGACAATCAGTACTTCAAGGACTTGGTTGGTG AGGGTTTGTTGAATTCTGATGAAACTCTTTACACATTCGGTGAAACTAGAAAGTACGTGAGGTTCTTTAGCAAAAatcaaagtgcattttttgATGCATTTGTGGAAGGTATGTCGAAGATGGGCGACTTGCAATCTGGCCGGCCGG AAGTGAGAAGGAACTGTCGGGTAGTGAATGGCCAATCTGTGATCATATAA
- the LOC101211687 gene encoding uncharacterized protein LOC101211687: MEELRKLEQVHTLITLMDSRGIPITSSSSSNRFIANFLLLLVQPCGELDFDDKFDLVSEYMPKFSEEFLGDVSLLLGDGDYRGKEMENTLQPYCDNKLDLGSSQNYCGEMAMVGLDAMQRANSTLEDFFRSYFMFHGMDANKPQSVFKYFPILSFTESYIYQLDTLNEKIVLGGFAFGESQETNEKSTKILSAIRSDPLQPLINLLKSHGLLTDRLVHELRSGEEYWALERDLCGALASNGKVSIEDVMRAIHLKSFDYRVLNLLLYQLRGKKVNDLHMEFLSISELLVEIADDLFDYEDDVLENNFNILRMFVRMYGASAPTALAKYVSEAEEKYDELLKALDPHLSSLYQRRCEEATKEGGKVSAHRFGSWSIPPLIRDEESFRASVMSNIQT, from the exons aTGGAAGAACTAAGGAAACTAGAACAAGTACATACACTCATTACATTAATGGACTCCCGCGGAATCCCCatcacttcttcttcttcctccaatcGATTCATTGCCAATTTCCTTCTCCTTTTG GTGCAACCATGTGGAGAGCTTGACTTTGACGATAAATTCGATTTGGTTTCTGAATACATGCCGAAG TTTTCGGAAGAGTTTCTTGGCGATGTATCATTGCTGCTTGGCGATGGAG ACTATAGGGGAAAGGAGATGGAAAACACTTTGCAGCCTTATTGTGACAATAAGCTGGATCTTGGTTCTTCCCAGAACTATTGTGGGGAAATGGCTATGGTTGGCTTGGATGCAATGCAGCGTGCAAATTCTACACTTGAAGATTTT TTCAGATCTTATTTCATGTTTCACGGAATGGATGCAAACAAACCTCAATCTGTATTCAAATACTTTCCCATTCTGTCATTTACGGAAAGTTACATATATCAG CTGGACACTTTGAATGAGAAGATAGTTTTGGGTGGATTTGCTTTTGGAGAATCTCAG gaaacaaatgaaaagagCACTAAGATTCTAAGTGCTATCAGATCTGATCCACTTCAACCACTTATTAATCTCCTTAAATCACATGGCTTATTGACAGACAG ATTGGTCCACGAACTGAGAAGTGGAGAGGAGTATTGGGCCTTGGAAAGGGACCTATGTGGTGCATTGGCGAGCAATGGAA AGGTCTCTATCGAGGATGTAATGCGGGCTATTCATCTGAAATCTTTTGATTATAGAGTGTTGAACCTTCTTTTGTATCAGTTGAGAGGAAAGAAG GTTAATGACTTGCACATGGAATTTCTATCAATCTCAGAATTGCTAGTTGAGATAGCTGACGATTT GTTTGATTATGAG GATGATGTACTAGagaataatttcaatattctGCGGATGTTTGTCCGGATGTATGGAGCTTCAGCTCCAACAGCGCTG GCAAAATATGTGAGCGAGGCTGAGGAAAAGTATGACGAACTATTAAAAGCTTTGGATCCTCATTTATCCTCACTTTACCAAAGGAGATGTGAAGAGGCCACTAAAGAAG GTGGTAAGGTGTCAGCACATCGGTTTGGATCGTGGAGTATCCCACCTCTGATACGAGATGAGGAGTCGTTTCGAGCATCTGTTAtgtcaaatattcaaacatgA